The following coding sequences are from one Triticum aestivum cultivar Chinese Spring chromosome 5A, IWGSC CS RefSeq v2.1, whole genome shotgun sequence window:
- the LOC123106731 gene encoding uncharacterized protein (The sequence of the model RefSeq protein was modified relative to this genomic sequence to represent the inferred CDS: added 46 bases not found in genome assembly) produces MAAAPCPVKAGLGGPSPAPQHRPTPAATTTLPRDAGLHDPRRLVSKAPAPRRPPAAAPHQIRASPSRVTGHSSLSSPFLHLLPSVPGHYSASRVDSHRVAVRLPGLSLALHRQWVGDKKLQARRLHLTTVNGHMWDEPNRAVCQSRIEKYDGVNYFDGSSRGVEVVFLPLDVVVVRCGYAPLRLGIFPFLLIGASVQLA; encoded by the exons GCCCCGCCCCACAACACCGCCCCACCCCGGCCGCGACTACGACCCTGCCCCGTGACGCCGGCCTCCACGACCCGCGACGGCTGGTCTCCAAGGCCCCGGCCCCTCGCCGTCCTCCCGCGGCTGCCCCGCATCAGATCCGCGCATCACCGTCCCGGGTCACCGGCCACTCTTCCCTCTCCTCCccgttcctccacctcctcccttccGTCCCTGGCCACTACAGTGCGTCCCGGGTCGACAGCCACCGTGTTGCCGTTCGCCTGCCTGGCCTCTCTCTGGCTCTCCACCGTCAATGGGTGGGCGACAAAAAATTGCAGGCGCGCAGGCTGCATCTGACGACTGTCAATGGTCACATGTGGGACGAGCCCAACCGTGCAGTATGCCAGAGCAG GATAGAGAAGTACGATGGTGTGAACTACTTCGATGGGAGCAGCAGGGGAGTCGAGGTGGTGTTTCTGCCTCTGGATGTCGTAGTCGTGCGGTGCGGCTATGCCCCATTGCGGCTTGGTATTTTCCCTTTCTTGCTGATAGGTGCCTCGGTGCAGTTGGCTTGA